One stretch of Cryptococcus neoformans var. neoformans B-3501A chromosome 5, whole genome shotgun sequence DNA includes these proteins:
- a CDS encoding hypothetical protein (Match to ESTs gb|CF190704.1|CF190704, gb|CF190703.1|CF190703; HMMPfam hit to GTP_CDC, Cell division protein, score: 525.3, E(): 5.5e-155) → MASRPTRARKQAKKGVQLTLMVVGASGTGRTTFVNTLVESVLLEHSTATLLSNPEDPHSALDISLVKQAAAQANVEQPIRIKPTNIELEEEGVRISLTVVDTPGFGDGIDNEYCFQEISSYLERQYDDILAEESRIKRNPRFKDNRVHALLYFIPPTGHALRELDIELMRRLSPRVNVIPVIGKADSLTPSELRDFKKRIMEDIEYYGIPVYNFPYDAEEDDEETIADNSALRALLPFAIVGSEEEILIDGEPVRGRRYPWGIVEVDNPDHSDFTRLRSALLASHLTDLKEITHDFLYENYRTEKLSRSVGGNDPDSSIHPEDMANQSVRLKEEQLRREEEKLREIELKVQREIQMKRQELLAKEDSLKVLEARLAAQNAAHSRESTPNY, encoded by the exons ATGGCTTCAAGACCCACAAGAGCGAGAAAgcaggcgaagaagggCGTACAGCTCACTCTCATGGTAGTCG GCGCATCCGGCACAGGTCGCACCACCTTTGTGAACACCCTCGTAGAGTCCGTCCTCCTCGAACACAGCACAGccacccttctctccaatcCCGAGGACCCCCATTCCGCCCTCGACATCTCCCTCGTAAAGCAGGCAGCTGCCCAGGCCAACGTAGAGCAACCTATACGCATCAAGCCTACAAATATCGAgctcgaagaagagggtgtcAGGATTTCACTGACAGTGGTGGACACCCCTggctttggagatggtaTCGACAATGAGTACTG TTTCCAAGAGATTTCAAGCTATCTTGAACGTCAATATGACGATATCCTGGCGGAGGAATCAAGGATCAAGCGTAACCCTCGTTTCAAGGACAACCGAGTTCACGCTTTACTCTATTTTATCCCTCCTACGGGCCATGC TCTCCGAGAATTGGATATTGAATTGATGCGCCGACTGTCTCCTAGAGTTAATGTCATTCCTGTTATTGGCAAGGCCGATTCTCTTACTCCGTCAGAGCTTAGGGATTTCAAGAAGCGT ATAATGGAAGATATCGAGTACTATGGTATTCCCGTCTACAACTTTCCCTACGAcgccgaagaagatgacgaggagacTATTGCTGACAATTCTGCCCTCCgtgcccttcttccatttgcGATTGTCGGTtccgaggaggagatttTGATTGACGGCGAGCCTGTgcgaggaaggagataCCCTTGGGGTATCGTCGAAGTGGACAACCCTGACCACTCTGACTTTACCCGCCTGAGAAGTGCTCTCCTTGC CTCCCACTTGACGGATCTCAAAGAGATTACCCACGACTTCCTTTACGAAAACTACCGAACAGAAAAGCTTTCACGATCTGTTGGCGGAAACGACCC CGACTCTTCCATCCACCCCGAGGATATGGCCAACCAATCTGTCCGACTCAAGGAAGAACAGCTCcgtcgagaagaagaaaagcttCGTGAGATTGAGCTCAAGGTGCAGAGGGAGAttcagatgaagaggcaagaATTGTTGGCCAAGGAAGACAGTTTGAAAGTGCTTGAAGCCAGGCTGG CGGCACAAAATGCGGCCCATTCTCGCGAGAGTACCCCCAACTACTAG